A stretch of Planococcus citri chromosome 5, ihPlaCitr1.1, whole genome shotgun sequence DNA encodes these proteins:
- the LOC135849545 gene encoding uncharacterized protein LOC135849545 isoform X2, translated as MKRIVDGDGELTMLPTSDADDEDASETELKELKAKLDRINKRREDFKALKVEQDNLYRRIVDGDENIRDQVKDVLIKARKRRDDLNPTTLIPENIRDRVKDVLIKARKRRDDLNREQRILRNIR; from the exons ATGAA ACGGATTGTGGATGGAGATGGTGAGCTAACAATGTTGCCTACATCTGATGCGGACGACGAGGATGCCTCAGAAACGGAATTGAAGGAATTAAAGGCAAAGTTGGATCGTATAAACAAACGACGGGAAGATTTCAAAGCATTGAAGGTGGAACAAGATAATTTGTACAGACGGATTGTGGATGGAGATG AGAACATCAGGGATCAAGTTAAAGATGTCCTAATAAAAGCTCGCAAGCGAAGAGATGATTTGAATCCTACGACTTTAATTCCAGAGAACATCAGGGATCGAGTTAAAGATGTCCTAATAAAAGCTCGCAAGAGAAGAGATGATTTGAATCGAGAACA GCGAATTCTGAGAAATATTCGTTAG
- the LOC135849545 gene encoding uncharacterized protein LOC135849545 isoform X1, whose product MPTYGRPTSDADNDEASEMELKELKAELDSINERWEADIKEYKMQQDNFYRRIVDGDGELTMLPTSDADDEDASETELKELKAKLDRINKRREDFKALKVEQDNLYRRIVDGDENIRDQVKDVLIKARKRRDDLNPTTLIPENIRDRVKDVLIKARKRRDDLNREQRILRNIR is encoded by the exons ATGCCTACTTACGGAAGGCCTACATCTGATGCGGACAACGATGAGGCCTCAGAAATGGAATTGAAGGAATTAAAGGCAGAGTTGGATAGTATTAACGAACGATGGGAAGCTGATATCAAAGAATATAAGATGCAACAAGATAATTTTTACAGACGGATTGTGGATGGAGATGGTGAGCTAACAATGTTGCCTACATCTGATGCGGACGACGAGGATGCCTCAGAAACGGAATTGAAGGAATTAAAGGCAAAGTTGGATCGTATAAACAAACGACGGGAAGATTTCAAAGCATTGAAGGTGGAACAAGATAATTTGTACAGACGGATTGTGGATGGAGATG AGAACATCAGGGATCAAGTTAAAGATGTCCTAATAAAAGCTCGCAAGCGAAGAGATGATTTGAATCCTACGACTTTAATTCCAGAGAACATCAGGGATCGAGTTAAAGATGTCCTAATAAAAGCTCGCAAGAGAAGAGATGATTTGAATCGAGAACA GCGAATTCTGAGAAATATTCGTTAG